The following coding sequences are from one Sylvia atricapilla isolate bSylAtr1 chromosome 15, bSylAtr1.pri, whole genome shotgun sequence window:
- the MRPL28 gene encoding large ribosomal subunit protein bL28m, giving the protein MLLPRQPMSGGGGPVCGRAGRKRKRRRGRTEGRGVGAMPLHRFPPRLWAAMRLREGICARLPQHYLASLQDDTPPTPVHWEPHGLRYRRNPRTGERERVQDVPVPVYFPPAADEGLWGGEGWIRGFRYARNDKLSTRLPKTWKPQLFKRQFYSEILDATLTITVTMRTLDLIDAAFGFDFYILKTPKVDLCSKLGMDLKRTMLLRLARRDPKLHPDDPARREAIYDKYKEFVIPEEEAEWVGLSLEEAIEKQRLLEKKDPVPLFKVYAEELVSQLKEQQQAVQKQ; this is encoded by the exons ATGCTCCTTCCGCGCCAGCCAATGAGCGGTGGCGGCGGCCCCGTTTGCGGCCGCGCGGGGCGGAAGCggaagcggcggcggggccggacCGAGGGCCGCGGGGTCGGGGCGATGCCGCTGCACCGCTTCCCGCCGCGGCTCTGGGCCGCCATGCGGCTGCGGGAGGGCATCTGCGCCCGGCTGCCGCAGCACTACTTGGCCTCGCTGCAGGACGACACGCCGCCCACTCCCGTGCACTGGGAGCCGCACGGGCTGCGCTACCGGCGGAACCCGCGCACCGGGGAGCGCGAGCGCGTTCAGGACGTGCCAGTGCCCGTGTACTTCCCGCCCGCCGCCGACGAGGGGCTCTGGGGCGGCGAGGGCTGGATCCGCGGCTTCCGCTACGCGCGCAACGACAAG CTCTCCACCAGGCTGCCCAAGACGTGGAAGCCGCAGCTGTTCAAGCGGCAGTTCTACAGCGAGATCCTGGACGCCACGCTGACCATCACCGTCACCATGCGCACGCTCGACCTCATCGACGCCGCCTTCGGCTTCGACTTCTACATCCTCAAG ACTCCCAAAGTTGACTTGTGCTCCAAGCTGGGGATGGATTTGAAGCGGACGATGCTGCTGCGCCTGGCCCGGCGGGATCCCAAACTGCATCCCGATGATCCAGCCAGGAGAGAGGCCATCTATGACAAGTACAAG GAATTTGTGATCCCGGAAGAAGAAGCTGAATGGGTTGGCTTGAGTTTGGAAGAAGCCATAGAAAAACAGAGGCTCCTGGAAAAAAAG GACCCTGTGCCCCTCTTCAAGGTGTATGCTGAAGAGCTTGTCAGCCAGCTGAAAGAACAGCAACAGGCAGTGCAGAAGCAGTAG